A single genomic interval of Drosophila virilis strain 15010-1051.87 chromosome 2, Dvir_AGI_RSII-ME, whole genome shotgun sequence harbors:
- the Paip2 gene encoding polyadenylate-binding protein-interacting protein 2, whose amino-acid sequence MLLKVPSVDWTDQIVYVVDDDESLSDFDDEPDFSEYMWMENEEEFDKNELQRLEEEEIMQECFEAMIEDELEEQINEWEKAKTEEQNTALSALPKSQCNVEKSVLNPMADEFVPLCHQMDFIAS is encoded by the exons ATGTTGTTAAAAGTACCATCTGTTGATTGGACGGATCAAATAGTTTACGTGGTGGACGACGACGAATCACTGTCTGACTTTGACGATGAGCCAGATTTCTCAGAATATATGTGGATGGAGAACGAGGAGGAATTCGACAAGAAC GAATTGCAACGTCTGGAGGAAGAGGAAATTATGCAAGAGTGCTTTGAGGCCATGATCGAGGATGAGCTTGAAGAGCAAATCAATGAATGGGAAAAGGCAAA AACGGAAGAACAAAATACAGCCCTATCTGCGCTACCAAAGAGTCAATGTAATGTTGAGAAATCTGTACTAAATCCTATGGCTGACGAATTTGTACCACTCTGCCATCAAATGGATTTTATAGCCTCGTAA
- the LOC6632410 gene encoding sialin — protein MVQKSWNLPNVGSLEPGPAGARCRLLGSVRLTYTLCAFLTNVLHMGMRNMLGLIILRMVKAHPEDALLQAAASHKLDNITVTPNCGSGVWQQHSYDVVQSGDLPWSRSQALTFPGVFYYGYVIALPLAGHLTDRFGGKMLFINSLTLQALAYIVLPSMAYYSYAAAVTTLVLSGIFAGCGTPPLYQLFVTWAHPTERTSMLSFAYSGLIVGSIGIYPLASYLSDFGWTVPFYVLGSVSMLYGLSCNWLIYNSLEQHPRLTAEEREYLQQFAQKPQHLRIPWRSLLTSLPVYAFVLTHVFHNYTFLVLSLVMPRFMREAMQFNLREIGLLSSAPFIGSLLSKVICVFSCSYLERRLFANLSCLRRVLYTVCSGVTIILIGIIIIASCEQKTLVFLIFVLLGSTTDMGFSGGYWPTLLYFAPSFAGLISGLANCLGHMSGFVAPHVIAKFVHTGIKSEWNYVLLTLILFNALAIIVFGLFSSTALQPWDPRSQTSTSPTNANNSTRETPN, from the exons ATGGTGCAAAAATCATGGAATCTGCCCAATGTGGGCAGCTTGGAGCCGGGCCCGGCCGGTGCACGGTGTCGCCTCTTGGGCTCGGTGCGTCTCACCTACACGCTGTGCGCCTTTCTCACCAATGTCCTGCACATGGGCATGCGCAATATGCTTGGCCTGATCATATTACGCATGGTGAAGGCGCATCCGGAGGATGCACTGCTTCAGGCTGCTGCTTCCCATAAGTTGGACAATATTACTGTCACGCCCAACTGTGGCAGCGGCGTGTGGCAGCAACACAGTTACGATGTCGTCCAG TCGGGCGATCTACCCTGGAGCCGCAGCCAGGCGCTTACATTTCCCGGCGTATTTTACTATGGCTACGTTATTGCCCTGCCACTGGCTGGACATCTAACCGATCGCTTTGGTGGCAAAATGCTGTTTATTAACTCGCTGACGCTGCAAGCCTTGGCATACATTGTGCTACCCTCGATGGCTTATTATAGCTATGCCGCTGCTGTCACTACTTTGGTACTTTCCGGCATTTTTGCG GGCTGTGGCACGCCGCCTTTGTATCAGCTGTTCGTTACCTGGGCACATCCCACGGAGCGCACCTCGATGCTCTCCTTCGCCTATAGCGGCCTGATTGTGGGCTCAATTGGCATATACCCGCTGGCCAGTTACCTTAGCGATTTTGGCTGGACAGTACCATTCTATGTGCTTGGCAGTGTCTCCATGCTGTATGGCCTTAGTTGTAATTGGCTTATTTATAATAGCTTGGAACAGCATCCACGGCTGACAGCTGAAGAGCGTGAGTATTTGCAGCAGTTTGCGCAAAAGCCACAG CATTTACGCATACCCTGGCGTTCGCTGTTGACCTCTTTGCCTGTCTATGCTTTTGTTCTTACCCATGTCTTCCACAATTACACCTTTCTGGTATTATCGCTAGTAATGCCACGATTCATGCGTGAGGCCATGCAGTTCAATCTGAGGGAG ATTGGACTACTATCTTCGGCACCTTTTATCGGCTCCCTGCTTTCGAAAGTAATATGCGTTTTCAGTTGTTCTTATTTAGAGAGACGATTGTTTGCCAATCTCAGCTGCCTGCGTCGAGTTTTATACACTGTCT GTTCCGGTGtaacaataattttaattggtatcattataattgcgaGCTGTGAGCAAAAGACACTCGTTTTTCTTATCTTTGTGCTGTTGGGATCTACCACGGATATGGGCTTTAGTGGCGGCTACTGGCCTACATTATTGTACTTTGCGCCTTCTTTTGCTGGTCTGATCTCAGGTCTGGCCAACTGCCTTGGCCACATGTCCGGATTTGTGGCTCCCCATGTCATAGCCAAATTTGTGCATACC gGTATCAAGTCCGAGTGGAATTATGTCTTACTAACGCTGATCCTTTTTAATGCACTGGCTATAATTGTGTTTGGCCTTTTCAGTAGCACAGCGTTACAGCCATGGGATCCTCGTAGCCAGACTTCGACATCTCCAACAAATGCCAACAATTCTACTCGAGAAACGCCAAATTAG